In one window of Macadamia integrifolia cultivar HAES 741 chromosome 2, SCU_Mint_v3, whole genome shotgun sequence DNA:
- the LOC122067366 gene encoding heat shock factor protein HSF30-like, whose product MERIKVEDEEEVVIVGGGGGGGSSPSSSPFSSPALAPQPMEGLHDTGPPPFLTKTYEMVEDPSTDSIVSWSRARNSFIVWDSHMFSSTLLPKYFKHSNFSSFIRQLNTYGFRKVDPDRWEFASEGFLGGQKHLLKTIKRRRHVTHNIQHQQGGRGPCVELGKYGGLEAERDRLRRDRNLLMLEIVKLRQQQQSSRDQLVTVEERLQGTERKQQQMMTFLCRAFKNPSFVQQLIQLNEQSRELGSGGIGRKRRLPPSRSTENLQEETASVAAAAEAIGSPQFVNFIGQSQEEVATVESEIETLFSAAIENGSSSGIKGEKVDANMSMNNSDPDLGNSASDLAWEELLNEDLIAGEGEEELDLGNSQSEIDVEVEELVAQRGNWGGNMEDLVEQMGYLGSKKTSNQAGLDGLQVVGSWS is encoded by the exons ATGGAACGGATaaaggttgaagatgaagaagaggtcGTGATTGTCGGTGGCGGCGGTGGCGGTGGTTCATCGCCTTCATCGTCTCCGTTTTCATCTCCGGCGTTGGCACCTCAACCAATGGAGGGTTTGCATGACACCGGTCCTCCTCCTTTCCTAACCAAGACCTACGAAATGGTGGAGGATCCTTCCACCGATTCCATCGTTTCATGGAGCAGAGCTCGAAACAGCTTCATCGTTTGGGATTCCCACATGTTCTCCAGTACACTTCTACCCAAATACTTCAAGCACAGCAATTTCTCTAGCTTCATTCGTCAGCTCAACACTTAT GGTTTCAGAAAGGTTGATCCTGATCGATGGGAATTTGCGAGTGAAGGGTTTCTTGGAGGACAGAAGCATTTATTGAAGACCATCAAGAGAAGGAGACATGTCACTCATAACATCCAGCATCAGCAAGGAGGACGAGGACCTTGTGTTGAATTGGGCAAATATGGCGGCCTCGAAGCTGAAAGAGACAGATTGAGGAGGGACCGTAACCTACTCATGCTCGAAATTGTGAAGCTAAGACAGCAACAACAATCTTCCAGAGATCAACTCGTTACCGTCGAGGAACGGCTACAAGGTACAGAGAGGAAGCAGCAACAGATGATGACTTTCCTGTGTAGGGCTTTCAAGAACCCATCTTTTGTGCAACAGCTTATTCAGCTAAACGAACAGAGCAGAGAGCTTGGAAGCGGCGGCATTGGGAGGAAACGGAGACTACCTCCCAGCCGGAGCACCGAAAACTTACAGGAGGAGACTGCATCGGTGGCTGCAGCGGCAGAAGCTATAGGCTCTCCCCAATTTGTGAATTTCATCGGTCAATCCCAGGAAGAAGTGGCCACCGTTGAATCAGAAATCGAGACTCTGTTCTCTGCAGCCATTGAAAATGGGTCGAGCAGCGGAATTAAGGGCGAGAAGGTTGATGCCAACATGAGCATGAATAATAGCGATCCCGATTTGGGTAATAGTGCTAGCGATTTAGCGTGGGAGGAATTGCTGAACGAGGATCTGATtgctggagaaggagaagaagaactagatTTAGGGAATAGTCAATCAGAAATTGATGTGGAAGTAGAGGAATTGGTTGCTCAACGGGGGAATTGGGGTGGAAATATGGAGGACTTAGTGGAGCAAATGGGATATCTGGGATCTAAGAAAACCTCAAACCAGGCTGGATTGGATGGGTTGCAGGTAGTAGGTTCCTGGTCTTAA
- the LOC122057787 gene encoding heat shock factor protein HSF30-like translates to MERIKVEEEEEVVIVGGGGGGGSSPSSSPFSSPALAPQPMEGLHDTGPPPFLTKTYEMVEDPSTDSIVSWSRARNSFIVWDSHMFSSTLLPKYFKHSNFSSFIRQLNTYGFRKVDPDRWEFASEGFLGGQKHLLKTIKRRRHVTHNIQHQQGGRGPCVELGKYGGLEAERDRLRRDRNLLMLEIVKLRQQQQSSRDQLVTVEERLQGTERKQQQMMTFLCRAFKNPSFVQQLIQLNEQSRELGSGGIGRKRRLPPSRSTENLQEETASVAAAAEAIGSPQFVNFIGQSQEEVATVESEIETLFSAAIENGSSSGIKGEKVDANMSMNNSDPDLGNSASDLAWEELLNEDLIAGEGEEELDLGNSQSEIDVEVEELVAQRGNWGGNMEDLVEQMGYLGSKKTSNQAGLDGLQVVGSWS, encoded by the exons ATGGAACGGataaaggttgaagaagaagaagaggtcgTGATTGTCGGTGGCGGCGGTGGCGGTGGTTCATCGCCTTCATCGTCTCCGTTTTCATCTCCGGCGTTGGCACCTCAACCAATGGAGGGTTTGCATGACACCGGTCCTCCTCCTTTCCTAACCAAGACCTACGAAATGGTGGAGGATCCTTCCACCGATTCCATCGTTTCATGGAGCAGAGCTCGAAACAGCTTCATCGTTTGGGATTCCCACATGTTCTCCAGTACACTTCTACCCAAATACTTCAAGCACAGCAATTTCTCTAGCTTCATTCGTCAGCTCAACACTTAT GGTTTCAGAAAGGTTGATCCTGATCGATGGGAATTTGCGAGTGAAGGGTTTCTTGGAGGACAGAAGCATTTATTGAAGACCATCAAGAGAAGGAGACATGTCACTCATAACATCCAGCATCAGCAAGGAGGACGAGGACCTTGTGTTGAATTGGGCAAATATGGCGGCCTCGAAGCTGAAAGAGACAGATTGAGGAGGGACCGTAACCTACTCATGCTCGAAATTGTGAAGCTAAGACAGCAACAACAATCTTCCAGAGATCAACTCGTTACCGTCGAGGAACGGCTACAAGGTACAGAGAGGAAGCAGCAACAGATGATGACTTTCCTGTGTAGGGCTTTCAAGAACCCATCTTTTGTGCAACAGCTTATTCAGCTAAACGAACAGAGCAGAGAGCTTGGAAGCGGCGGCATTGGGAGGAAACGGAGACTACCTCCCAGCCGGAGCACCGAAAACTTACAGGAGGAGACTGCATCGGTGGCTGCAGCGGCAGAAGCTATAGGCTCTCCCCAATTTGTGAATTTCATCGGTCAATCCCAGGAAGAAGTGGCCACCGTTGAATCAGAAATCGAGACTCTGTTCTCTGCAGCCATTGAAAATGGGTCGAGCAGCGGAATTAAGGGCGAGAAGGTTGATGCCAACATGAGCATGAATAATAGCGATCCCGATTTGGGTAATAGTGCTAGCGATTTAGCGTGGGAGGAATTGCTGAACGAGGATCTGATtgctggagaaggagaagaagaactagatTTAGGGAATAGTCAATCAGAAATTGATGTGGAAGTAGAGGAATTGGTTGCTCAACGGGGGAATTGGGGTGGAAATATGGAGGACTTAGTGGAGCAAATGGGATATCTGGGATCTAAGAAAACCTCAAACCAGGCTGGATTGGATGGGTTGCAGGTAGTAGGTTCCTGGTCTTAA
- the LOC122067358 gene encoding BTB/POZ domain and ankyrin repeat-containing protein NPR1-like, with the protein MDSRTTFSDSNDNSGSSSICFVSQTETLSSETSGDVQALRRLSENLESIFKSSDFDFCSDAKIILNGDRQLPVHRCILSARSPFFRTLFSSREGGGKIEMKELTKDFNMGYDALEAVISYLYSGKVKPLPKDVCACVDEDCSHVACRPAIDFMVEVLYASFTFQISELVALYERHLLDILDKVATDDLLVILSVSNMCENACERLLKKCTEIVVKSDIDIITLEKTLPHGIVKQIMDSREELGLHVSETNNFPDKHVKRIHRALDSDDVELVRMLLKEGHTTLDDAYALHYAVAYCDAKTTTELLDLGLADVNHSNIRGYTVLHVAATRKEPKIIVSLLTKGARPSDLTPDGRKALQISKRLTKNVDYNRSTEEGKASPKDRLCIEILEQAERRDPLLGEASVSLAMAGDDLRMKLLYLENRVGLAKLLFPMEAKVAMDIAQVDGTLEFPLTIHSRNAPGGQRTVDLNEAPFKIEEEHLNRMRALSKTVELGKRFFPRCSEVLNKIMDADSLQELAHLGNDIPEERVLKRRRYMELQEILSKAFHEDKEEFDKSAAMSSSLSTTSLGAARSSNKLTCNKKY; encoded by the exons ATGGATTCTCGAACAACCTTCTCGGACTCAAACGACAACAGTGGCAGCAGCAGCATCTGCTTCGTATCCCAAACCGAGACCCTCTCCTCAGAAACCTCCGGTGACGTACAAGCCCTTAGGCGACTATCTGAAAACCTAGAATCAATATTCAAATCTTCGGACTTTGATTTCTGCAGCGACGCCAAGATCATCCTGAATGGGGACCGTCAATTGCCCGTCCATCGCTGTATTCTTTCTGCTCGAAGCCCTTTCTTTAGGACCCTCTTCAGTTCTAGAGAGGGTGGAGGAAAGATTGAAATGAAGGAATTGACCAAGGATTTCAATATGGGCTATGATGCTCTGGAAGCGGTTATAAGTTACCTGTATAGTGGCAAGGTTAAGCCATTACCTAAAGATGTCTGTGCGTGTGTCGATGAAGATTGCTCTCATGTCGCCTGCAGGCCAGCGATCGATTTCATGGTAGAGGTGCTATATGCCTCTTTCACTTTCCAAATTTCGGAATTGGTGGCTCTTTATGAG AGGCACCTACTTGACATTCTTGACAAGGTGGCAACAGATGACTTATTGGTGATATTATCTGTTTCAAATATGTGTGAAAATGCTTGTGAGAGGTTGCTGAAGAAGTGTACTGAGATTGTAGTCAAGTCTGATATCGATATCATAACTCTTGAAAAAACATTGCCCCACGGTATTGTTAAACAAATAATGGATTCACGTGAGGAACTTGGCTTACATGTGTCTGAAACCAACAACTTTCCAGATAAACATGTGAAGAGAATACATAGGGCTTTGGATTCTGATGATGTTGAATTGGTGAGAATGTTGCTAAAAGAGGGGCATACAACACTAGATGATGCATATGCGCTACACTATGCTGTAGCATATTGTGATGCCAAAACTACAACAGAGCTCCTTGATCTTGGACTTGCTGATGTTAATCATAGCAATATAAGGGGATACACTGTTCTACATGTTGCTGCAACACGGAAAGAGCCCAAGATTATAGTTTCTCTTCTAACAAAAGGAGCCCGACCATCTGATCTTActccagatggaagaaaagcaCTTCAGATCTCCAAGAGGCTCACCAAAAATGTGGATTACAATCGATCTACTGAAGAAGGAAAAGCTTCTCCTAAGGATCGGCTGTGCATAGAGATATTAGAGCAAGCAGAGAGAAGGGATCCGCTACTGGGAGAAGCTTCTGTTTCTCTTGCAATGGCTGGTGATGATCTGCGTATGAAGTTGTTATACCTTGAAAATAGAG TTGGTCTGGCAAAACTTTTGTTCCCCATGGAAGCAAAAGTTGCAATGGACATTGCTCAAGTGGATGGCACTCTTGAGTTCCCATTAACTATCCATTCCAGGAATGCACCTGGTGGCCAGAGGACTGTGGACTTGAATGAAGCACCTTTCAAAATTGAAGAGGAGCACCTCAATAGGATGAGAGCACTCTCAAAAACAG TGGAGCTTGGGAAGCGCTTTTTCCCTCGTTGCTCAGAGGTACTCAATAAGATTATGGATGCTGATAGCTTACAAGAGCTTGCACACCTAGGGAATGATATCCCAGAGGAGCGTGTACTGAAGAGGAGAAGGTACATGGAACTCCAAGAGATCCTGAGTAAAGCATTCCATGAGGACAAAGAGGAATTTGACAAGTCTGCTGCCATGTCGTCATCACTGTCAACAACTTCCTTAGGAGCAGCAAGGTCTAGTAATAAGCTCACTTGCAATAAGAAATACTGA
- the LOC122072095 gene encoding transcription factor MYB26-like, translating to MGHHSCCNKQKVRKGLWSPEEDEKLINYISTYGHGCWSSVPRLAGLQRCGKSCRLRWINYLRPDLKRGNFSPQEAYIIIQLHRTVGNRWSQIAKHLPGRTDNEVKNFWNSSVKKKLFSDAVSELANLPDHVSINHHYGFNEAGLPTSANPNFIIDAQQEYFQLHNPMSALEIPNNGDLKPDGFMDFDMINSLGMPPMVLQDGSSGDPTWSLNYQSHENQEHGDHDHLLCYYPQVDSKFISTPFGDPLVMSEMPNLCEMLELDMDESTGFPSSSSSSSYSSSCATHEVDTSAAGLPMSLLSGSYSYGATNQMECIGLLGMNPNNVLPN from the exons atgggtcATCATTCTTGCTGCAACAAACAGAAAGTTAGAAAGGGACTGTGGTCACCTGAGGAAGATGAGAAACTCATCAACTACATTTCCACCTATGGCCATGGTTGCTGGAGCTCAGTTCCTAGACTTGCAG GCCTGCAAAGATGTGGAAAGAGTTGTAGACTCAGATGGATTAATTACCTTAGACCTGACTTAAAAAGAGGGAACTTCTCTCCACAGGAAGCATACATTATCATACAACTCCATAGAACTGTGGGTAACAG ATGGTCTCAGATAGCCAAGCATCTGCCAGGAAGAACTGACAATGAAGTCAAGAACTTCTGGAACTCAAGTGTAAAGAAGAAGCTCTTCTCTGATGCTGTTTCAGAACTAGCCAACCTTCCTGATCATGTCTCCATTAATCACCATTATGGTTTCAATGAGGCTGGGTTACCAACTTCTGCAAACCCTAACTTCATCATTGATGCCCAACAAGAATATTTTCAACTTCACAATCCCATGTCAGCACTTGAAATTCCCAACAATGGTGATCTCAAACCAGATGGATTCATGGATTTCGATATGATAAATTCCCTTGGAATGCCACCCATGGTTCTGCAAGATGGATCTTCTGGTGACCCAACATGGTCTCTGAATTATCAGTCCCATGAGAATCAAGAACATGGTGATCATGATCATCTCCTATGTTACTACCCCCAAGTTGATTCCAAGTTCATTTCCACACCATTTGGTGATCCACTGGTGATGTCTGAGATGCCAAACCTGTGTGAAATGTTGGAATTGGACATGGAtgaatctactggttttccatcatcatcatcatcatcttcttattcttcttcttgtgctACACATGAAGTTGACACTAGTGCTGCTGGCCTTCCAATGAGTTTGCTATCTGGGTCTTATTCATATGGAGCCACCAATCAAATGGAGTGCATTGGGCTTCTTGGTATGAACCCTAATAATGTCCTTCCAAACTGA